The Brachyspira aalborgi genome has a segment encoding these proteins:
- the ilvN gene encoding acetolactate synthase small subunit, producing the protein MKKRILVLFVDNSSGVLTRVCLLFSQRGFNILSITCSATCYPNIARMTIVTEGDESQISQIIKQTLKLIEIHSVFLLDNENIIERDLLLLKIAVEDSKKNELYDIINKYKAKITDEFSGGIITEFTDKPETIDNYLKEISEFNILELSRTGITAMERGDKIPTIDLTDNY; encoded by the coding sequence ATGAAGAAAAGAATTTTAGTTTTATTTGTAGACAATAGCTCGGGCGTTCTTACAAGAGTTTGCCTTTTATTTAGTCAGAGAGGATTTAATATATTGAGTATAACTTGTTCGGCTACTTGCTATCCAAATATTGCGAGGATGACAATAGTAACGGAAGGAGACGAATCTCAAATCTCTCAAATAATTAAACAAACATTAAAATTGATAGAGATTCATTCTGTATTTTTGCTTGATAATGAAAATATTATTGAAAGAGATTTATTATTATTAAAAATAGCCGTAGAAGATTCTAAAAAAAATGAGTTATATGATATAATTAATAAATACAAAGCTAAAATTACGGATGAATTTTCAGGCGGTATTATAACCGAATTTACCGATAAACCCGAAACTATAGATAATTATTTAAAAGAAATTTCGGAATTTAATATTTTAGAATTATCGAGAACGGGAATAACGGCAATGGAGCGAGGAGATAAAATTCCAACTATTGATTTAACCGATAATTATTGA
- the ilvB gene encoding biosynthetic-type acetolactate synthase large subunit, which yields MKLNGSEIIMEVLIEQGVDTIFGYPGGAVLYIYDALYKYRNKLNHIMPVDECGAGHAADGYARVSGKTGVILATSGPGATNLVTPLATAYMDSVPIVAITGNVPISLMGKDSFQEVYIAGITMTITKHNFVVRKIEDLADTIRKAFIIANSGRKGPVLIDVPKNITADITDFIPKEKIKLKNPKITKEDESVIENVAKLINQSKKPIIYFGGGAKDSSDKLRKFMINTNIPSVHTIMGAGTLGYNEPLNIGLLGMHGSETANKVINEADLILAIGTRFSDRVALNTSKFGNNAKKVHIDIDGSEVNKNVKVDYSIIGDIDDVLDKFSKLINRLNNDEWVSKLSNLKMKEEENNTKKYSKDNIFHPKNIIESIGYKCEDNVIYVTDVGQHQMWAVQYLHHTKPRSFITSGGLGTMGFGYGASIGAKIAKPERHVVHLTGDGSFYMNLNEVATAIEYKLPIISVIFNNNTLGMVRQWQNVFYEERYSSTDMNKKIDYIKVAEGFGAKGFRCETLEEFEKAFDNALKEKVPVWIECIIDKDLKVLPMIPSGGTVEDIILN from the coding sequence ATGAAATTAAACGGTTCTGAAATAATTATGGAAGTTTTAATAGAGCAAGGAGTAGACACAATATTTGGCTATCCTGGAGGAGCTGTATTATATATATATGATGCGCTTTATAAATATAGAAATAAATTAAATCATATAATGCCTGTTGATGAATGCGGCGCTGGACATGCAGCTGACGGATATGCGAGAGTTAGCGGAAAAACGGGAGTAATATTAGCGACAAGCGGACCTGGAGCTACAAATTTAGTCACGCCTTTAGCAACCGCTTATATGGATAGCGTTCCGATTGTGGCGATAACGGGAAATGTTCCAATAAGTTTAATGGGTAAAGATAGCTTTCAAGAGGTTTATATTGCGGGAATTACTATGACTATTACGAAGCATAATTTTGTCGTTAGAAAAATAGAAGATTTAGCCGACACAATAAGAAAAGCTTTTATAATAGCGAATTCGGGAAGAAAGGGACCCGTTTTAATCGATGTTCCTAAAAATATAACCGCCGATATTACCGATTTTATACCTAAAGAAAAAATTAAATTAAAAAATCCAAAAATAACTAAAGAAGACGAAAGCGTTATAGAAAATGTTGCAAAATTAATAAATCAGTCTAAAAAACCTATTATATATTTTGGAGGCGGCGCTAAAGATTCTAGCGATAAATTAAGAAAGTTTATGATTAATACAAATATTCCATCCGTTCATACGATAATGGGAGCTGGAACATTAGGATATAACGAGCCTCTTAATATCGGTTTATTAGGAATGCATGGAAGCGAAACTGCAAATAAAGTTATAAACGAAGCCGATTTAATATTGGCTATAGGAACGAGATTCAGCGATAGAGTAGCCCTCAATACTTCAAAATTTGGAAATAACGCTAAAAAAGTGCATATAGATATAGATGGAAGCGAAGTTAATAAAAATGTTAAAGTAGATTATAGCATAATAGGAGATATTGATGATGTATTAGATAAATTTTCAAAATTGATTAATAGATTAAATAATGACGAATGGGTTTCAAAATTATCAAATTTGAAAATGAAAGAAGAAGAAAATAATACAAAAAAATATTCCAAAGACAATATATTTCATCCTAAAAATATTATAGAATCAATCGGTTATAAATGCGAGGATAATGTAATATATGTAACCGATGTTGGACAGCATCAAATGTGGGCGGTTCAATATCTTCATCATACAAAACCAAGAAGTTTTATAACGAGCGGAGGACTTGGAACTATGGGATTTGGTTATGGAGCTTCCATTGGCGCTAAAATTGCGAAACCTGAAAGGCATGTTGTTCATTTAACGGGAGACGGTTCTTTTTATATGAATTTAAATGAAGTCGCTACGGCTATAGAATATAAATTACCTATAATTTCCGTAATATTTAATAACAATACATTAGGTATGGTTAGACAATGGCAAAATGTTTTTTATGAAGAGAGATATTCAAGCACGGATATGAATAAAAAAATAGATTATATAAAAGTTGCGGAAGGTTTTGGAGCTAAAGGATTCAGATGCGAAACTTTAGAAGAATTTGAAAAAGCATTTGATAACGCCTTAAAAGAAAAAGTTCCAGTTTGGATAGAATGCATAATAGATAAAGATTTAAAAGTTTTGCCTATGATTCCATCGGGCGGAACTGTTGAAGATATTATATTAAATTAA
- a CDS encoding class II fructose-bisphosphate aldolase, translating into MVKFSDLGLVNSRGLFQKAVSGGYAIPAFNFNNMEQLQAIIQACVETKSPVILQVSSGARKYANQTLLRYMAQGAVEYAKELGVNVPIVLHLDHGDTLELCKSCIEYGFSSVMIDGSHHDYNKNVELTKSVVEYAHKYDVTVEGELGVLAGVEDDVVAEQHTYTRPEEVEDFVKKTGVDSLAISIGTSHGAYKFKPGQNPKIRLDILKEIEKKIPGFPIVLHGSSSVPQEYVKIINENGGKLDDAIGIPEEQLREASKSAVCKINIDSDSRLAMTAAIRKVFHDDPKEFDPRKYLGPARDEMKKLYMHKINNVLGSNNKI; encoded by the coding sequence ATGGTTAAATTTTCAGATTTAGGTTTAGTAAATAGCCGAGGGCTTTTTCAAAAAGCTGTAAGCGGAGGATATGCAATTCCCGCTTTCAATTTCAATAATATGGAGCAACTTCAGGCAATAATTCAAGCCTGCGTTGAAACAAAAAGCCCCGTTATACTTCAAGTTTCTTCAGGCGCTAGAAAATATGCCAATCAAACTTTATTAAGATATATGGCGCAAGGAGCGGTTGAATATGCAAAAGAATTGGGAGTAAATGTTCCTATAGTTTTACATTTAGACCATGGCGACACTTTAGAACTTTGTAAAAGTTGTATTGAATATGGTTTTTCTTCCGTTATGATAGACGGCAGTCATCATGATTATAATAAAAATGTAGAATTGACAAAAAGCGTTGTAGAATATGCTCATAAATACGATGTCACAGTCGAAGGCGAATTGGGAGTTTTAGCTGGAGTTGAAGACGATGTTGTAGCCGAACAGCATACTTACACTCGCCCCGAAGAAGTTGAAGATTTTGTTAAAAAAACGGGAGTAGATTCTCTTGCAATATCTATTGGAACGAGTCATGGAGCTTATAAATTTAAACCAGGACAGAATCCTAAAATAAGGTTGGATATTCTTAAAGAGATAGAGAAAAAAATTCCAGGATTTCCTATAGTTTTGCATGGTTCTTCAAGCGTTCCACAAGAATATGTTAAAATTATTAACGAAAACGGCGGAAAATTAGACGATGCAATTGGAATACCAGAAGAGCAATTAAGAGAAGCCTCAAAAAGCGCGGTTTGTAAAATCAATATAGACAGCGATTCAAGACTAGCAATGACGGCGGCTATAAGAAAAGTATTTCATGATGACCCAAAAGAATTCGACCCAAGAAAATATTTGGGACCTGCAAGAGATGAAATGAAAAAACTTTATATGCATAAAATAAATAATGTTTTAGGCAGTAATAATAAAATATAA
- a CDS encoding SAM hydrolase/SAM-dependent halogenase family protein: MKKTIFFIILIWTILISCSNKSNKSPLAIQTDFGRKDNAVASMYGVALSVDKDLKVYDLTHEIPAYNIWEAALRLEQTARYWPSGTVFINVVDPGVGTERKSVVMKTKNNYYFVTPDNGALTFVAESLGIEEVREIDEAINRRENSEESYTFHGRDVYVYTGAKLASKQITFEKVGKSLGTNITKIDYEKARFEDGKFFANIPILDIQYGNVWSSLPRKLMIDNGIQIGDILNVKIYNNNSLVWTGDIKLVNTFGDVAENDNLAYFNSELNFSIAINMGNFSERYRVYSGAEWSIEVAKI; the protein is encoded by the coding sequence ATGAAAAAGACAATATTTTTTATAATTTTAATTTGGACGATTTTAATTTCATGTTCAAATAAATCTAATAAATCGCCTTTGGCAATACAAACCGATTTTGGAAGAAAAGATAACGCTGTTGCAAGTATGTATGGCGTTGCTTTGAGCGTTGATAAAGATTTGAAAGTTTACGATTTAACTCATGAAATTCCCGCTTATAATATTTGGGAGGCGGCTTTAAGATTGGAGCAGACGGCAAGATATTGGCCTTCGGGAACTGTATTTATTAATGTTGTCGACCCTGGAGTTGGAACGGAAAGAAAATCTGTAGTAATGAAAACTAAAAATAATTATTATTTCGTCACTCCCGATAATGGCGCTTTAACTTTTGTGGCGGAAAGTTTAGGAATTGAAGAAGTCAGAGAGATAGACGAAGCGATTAACAGAAGAGAAAATTCCGAAGAATCTTACACATTTCATGGGCGAGATGTTTATGTTTATACGGGCGCAAAATTAGCTTCAAAACAAATTACTTTTGAAAAAGTTGGAAAATCTTTAGGAACTAATATAACTAAAATAGATTACGAAAAAGCGAGATTTGAAGACGGAAAATTTTTCGCAAATATTCCAATTTTGGATATTCAATACGGAAATGTTTGGAGTTCTTTACCAAGAAAATTAATGATAGATAACGGAATTCAAATTGGCGATATTTTAAATGTTAAAATTTATAATAATAATTCGCTTGTATGGACGGGAGACATTAAACTTGTAAATACATTCGGCGATGTGGCAGAAAATGATAATTTGGCTTATTTTAATTCAGAGCTTAATTTTTCGATTGCGATAAATATGGGAAATTTTTCAGAGAGGTATAGGGTTTACAGCGGTGCGGAATGGAGTATTGAGGTTGCTAAAATATAA
- a CDS encoding polysaccharide pyruvyl transferase family protein: MIKLHEKNNGNNINILDKKECTGCSVCAQVCPHNCIKMIETKEGFHCPVIDEKLCTDCGLCVKKCHALNDNFKTDFNQEFYDVRASDEIRMKSSSGGMFTLIADYVFENNGFVCGASWREDWLGVEHIIIEDKKDLDKLRGSKYVESSLGNIFSEIKRLLNDKKLVLFSGTPCQVSALNFYLGRDYENLITVDLLCNSVVPQKVWRKYLLEKFNDTAKIEYISFRDKKALGWLGGCFLKSAEIEYIDKKSEDFYMRAFLEHISCKEECIRCKYRKFERAGDITIGDYWGVEDNDDKGVSLVLVNSIKGKSIFENINQSNFNYKRVYNISNGGLGGNVPIFASRKYFFDNLDKEDFETLYNNSNNPKYNVAIANMLFQNNFGAILTVYALYKTIEDLGYNPLIIYNNLYCYKNSLYSNMLGNRFGLKYLNIANEYFSKEELEKLNEKCDNFVVGSDQVWRAKAHGETAQFYFLNFAYNFKNKIAYSSSFGINYFEGELKDKILFKYYLKQFDKVSVREYDGVKICKEDFDVEATHVLDPVFLLNDYDYLVSKSMKNKNNKFIVVYSLYTNIENELNFILNKLNLDIEYLIKDNEEISIEDWLWTIKNSELLITDSFHGSCFAIIFNKPFVCILNEGSGISRLESLSNMFDIKNRIISDLSEVMHNTDFLLKMDYTEINKKLEIEKVKSLNWLKNALENKKEKYNYRDDIINYLIEENNEKESEIHYLRNYINEKQNWIKLFGIYNTKDYLMFYLFGIKISLKINEKNINKLAWWIPIRKLRERFKRKFFK, translated from the coding sequence ATGATTAAACTCCATGAAAAAAATAACGGTAATAATATTAATATTTTAGACAAAAAAGAATGCACGGGTTGTTCGGTATGCGCACAAGTTTGTCCTCATAATTGCATTAAAATGATTGAAACTAAAGAAGGCTTTCATTGTCCTGTTATCGATGAAAAATTATGCACAGATTGCGGTTTATGCGTTAAAAAATGCCATGCTCTAAACGATAATTTTAAAACCGACTTTAATCAAGAATTCTACGATGTAAGGGCGAGCGATGAAATAAGAATGAAATCGTCTTCGGGCGGAATGTTTACTTTAATTGCCGATTATGTTTTTGAAAATAACGGTTTTGTATGCGGCGCAAGTTGGCGGGAAGATTGGCTTGGTGTAGAACATATAATAATTGAAGACAAAAAAGATTTGGACAAATTGAGAGGCTCGAAATATGTCGAAAGTTCTTTGGGAAATATTTTTTCTGAAATAAAGAGATTATTAAACGATAAAAAATTGGTTTTATTTTCAGGGACGCCTTGTCAAGTTTCTGCATTAAATTTTTATTTAGGTAGAGATTACGAAAATTTAATAACGGTTGATTTGCTTTGCAATAGCGTAGTTCCGCAAAAAGTTTGGAGAAAATATTTATTGGAGAAATTTAACGATACTGCAAAAATAGAATATATAAGCTTTAGAGACAAAAAAGCCCTAGGTTGGTTGGGTGGGTGTTTCTTGAAATCGGCGGAAATCGAATATATAGACAAAAAGAGCGAAGATTTTTACATGAGAGCGTTTTTGGAGCATATTTCTTGCAAAGAAGAGTGCATTCGTTGTAAATATAGAAAATTTGAGCGAGCTGGCGATATTACGATTGGCGATTATTGGGGCGTTGAGGATAATGACGATAAAGGAGTTTCTTTGGTTTTGGTAAATAGTATTAAAGGAAAATCAATTTTTGAAAATATTAATCAATCAAATTTTAATTATAAAAGAGTTTATAATATTTCTAATGGAGGTTTGGGCGGAAATGTTCCTATATTTGCGAGCAGAAAATATTTTTTTGATAATTTGGATAAAGAAGATTTTGAGACTTTATATAATAATTCAAATAATCCAAAATATAATGTGGCAATAGCAAATATGCTTTTTCAAAATAATTTTGGAGCGATATTGACGGTTTACGCTTTATATAAAACTATAGAAGATTTGGGTTATAATCCGTTAATAATTTATAATAATCTTTACTGTTATAAAAATAGTTTATATTCCAATATGCTAGGCAATCGATTTGGTTTAAAATATTTGAATATTGCAAACGAATATTTTTCAAAAGAAGAATTGGAAAAATTAAATGAAAAATGCGATAATTTCGTAGTCGGTTCTGACCAAGTTTGGCGAGCAAAAGCACATGGTGAAACGGCTCAATTTTATTTTCTAAATTTTGCATATAACTTCAAAAATAAAATTGCTTATTCATCGTCTTTTGGAATAAATTATTTTGAAGGAGAATTAAAAGATAAAATACTTTTTAAGTATTATTTAAAACAATTTGATAAAGTTTCGGTTAGAGAATATGACGGCGTAAAAATTTGTAAAGAAGATTTTGATGTCGAAGCTACTCATGTATTAGACCCAGTATTTTTACTTAACGATTACGATTATTTAGTTAGCAAATCAATGAAAAATAAAAATAATAAATTTATTGTCGTTTATTCTCTTTATACAAATATTGAAAATGAACTTAATTTTATTTTAAATAAATTAAACCTCGATATTGAATATTTAATTAAGGATAATGAAGAAATAAGTATTGAAGATTGGCTTTGGACTATAAAAAATTCTGAATTATTAATAACCGATTCTTTTCATGGAAGTTGTTTTGCCATAATTTTTAATAAACCTTTTGTATGCATATTAAACGAAGGAAGCGGAATTTCAAGATTAGAAAGTTTATCGAATATGTTTGATATAAAAAACAGAATAATTAGCGATTTGTCGGAAGTTATGCATAATACTGATTTTTTACTAAAAATGGATTATACAGAAATTAATAAAAAACTTGAAATAGAAAAAGTAAAATCCTTGAATTGGTTAAAAAATGCATTAGAAAATAAAAAAGAAAAATATAATTATAGAGACGATATAATAAATTATTTGATTGAAGAAAATAATGAGAAAGAAAGCGAGATACATTATTTACGGAATTATATTAATGAAAAACAGAATTGGATAAAATTATTTGGCATTTATAATACGAAAGATTATTTAATGTTTTATTTATTTGGAATTAAGATTTCATTAAAAATAAATGAAAAGAATATTAATAAGTTGGCTTGGTGGATACCTATTAGGAAATTGAGGGAGAGGTTTAAGAGGAAATTTTTTAAATGA
- a CDS encoding ABC transporter ATP-binding protein, whose product MIEVNNLSFSYDYNNKKILKNISFKLFENERLCIIGPNGSGKTTLLKCLCNILDFQGSIFINNKNIKNIEVYKSVSFLSQSSEIYFDYNVFDTVMLGRYANFKDKLLSIPTKEDKEFVFECLEKLNIIHLKDKLINRLSCGELQKVFLARAFAQNPKIILMDEPTNHLDLNSQIELIYNLKEWVNKDFRCIIAVMHDINNALNFADKILLLHKGEIIYFGDIENFNLELLNNIYNINVVEYMRNSLKNIK is encoded by the coding sequence ATGATTGAAGTTAATAATTTATCTTTTTCTTACGATTACAATAATAAAAAAATATTAAAAAACATATCGTTTAAGTTATTTGAAAACGAAAGATTATGTATTATAGGTCCAAACGGTTCGGGAAAAACTACTTTATTAAAATGTTTATGCAATATTTTAGATTTTCAAGGCTCAATATTTATTAATAATAAAAATATAAAAAATATTGAAGTTTATAAATCCGTATCTTTTTTAAGTCAGTCTTCAGAAATATATTTTGATTATAATGTTTTTGATACGGTTATGTTGGGAAGATACGCAAATTTTAAAGATAAACTTTTATCAATTCCAACCAAAGAAGATAAAGAATTTGTATTTGAATGTTTAGAAAAATTAAATATTATTCATTTGAAAGATAAACTTATAAATCGACTTTCTTGTGGCGAGCTTCAAAAAGTTTTTTTAGCTAGAGCTTTCGCTCAAAATCCAAAAATTATATTAATGGATGAACCTACTAATCATTTAGACTTAAATAGTCAAATTGAACTTATTTATAATTTGAAAGAATGGGTTAATAAAGATTTTAGATGCATTATAGCCGTGATGCATGATATCAATAACGCTTTAAATTTTGCCGATAAAATATTGCTTTTACATAAAGGAGAGATTATATATTTTGGCGATATTGAGAATTTTAATTTAGAATTATTGAATAATATTTATAATATAAATGTAGTCGAGTATATGAGAAATTCTTTAAAAAATATAAAATAA
- a CDS encoding FecCD family ABC transporter permease, whose product MIKKIIIILIFVFASIILSICIGSIFISPKEIISIFFYKIFYPNLIENKINADIIFNIRLPRSILAFFVGASLSLTGVVMQSILRNPLASAYNLGISSGAGLGAALLIITGIYFNQYVFVAVSTIFAFITIIFILFISNRIDKYMNNNSIILAGIVISLFLYSLMSFFIYIFPKHSNQIILWQLGNLYLKNFADIFIIIFITLIFLLVLIKYSTVLDIMTFGDDTSLSLGVDAKKMRIFFIIISSFITAVLVSFVGIIGFVDLVSPHIARKIFKANHIIVLPISALFGGILLNVADIFSRIIISGANIPIGIVTALIGAPFFLYIFIIGRNNKL is encoded by the coding sequence ATGATAAAAAAAATTATAATAATTCTTATATTTGTTTTTGCTTCAATTATATTGTCTATATGTATTGGAAGTATTTTTATATCTCCAAAAGAAATAATATCAATATTCTTTTATAAAATATTTTACCCAAATTTAATTGAAAATAAAATCAACGCGGATATTATTTTTAATATAAGATTGCCTCGTTCAATTTTAGCTTTTTTTGTCGGAGCTTCATTGTCATTAACGGGAGTCGTTATGCAATCAATATTAAGAAATCCGCTCGCATCCGCTTATAATTTGGGAATATCTTCTGGAGCGGGATTAGGCGCTGCATTATTAATAATTACGGGAATATATTTTAATCAATATGTTTTTGTAGCGGTTTCGACTATTTTCGCTTTTATAACTATAATATTTATTTTATTTATATCTAATAGAATAGACAAATATATGAATAATAATTCAATAATTCTTGCTGGAATTGTAATATCTTTATTTCTTTATTCTCTTATGAGTTTTTTTATTTATATATTTCCTAAACACTCAAATCAAATAATATTATGGCAATTAGGAAATTTATATTTAAAAAATTTTGCCGATATTTTTATTATAATTTTTATTACTTTAATTTTTCTTCTTGTTTTAATTAAATATTCAACCGTTTTGGATATAATGACTTTTGGAGACGATACGAGTTTATCGCTTGGAGTAGACGCTAAAAAAATGAGAATATTTTTTATAATTATCTCTTCGTTTATAACCGCCGTTTTAGTTTCTTTTGTCGGAATAATAGGATTTGTCGATTTGGTATCTCCGCATATTGCAAGAAAAATATTTAAAGCGAATCATATTATAGTTTTGCCTATATCCGCTCTTTTTGGCGGAATACTTCTTAATGTTGCCGATATATTTTCAAGAATTATAATTTCGGGAGCGAATATTCCAATCGGCATAGTAACCGCGTTGATAGGAGCGCCTTTTTTCTTATATATTTTTATTATAGGCAGGAATAATAAACTATGA
- a CDS encoding ABC transporter substrate-binding protein — translation MKNFKIFLIIFLIIISCNYNNKNNSISKIKDRAGNDIIIPKKIEKIICLSPSITEILIEIEEEDKIISVDSYSKEILEKNNISTSSMQIFDMMNPDVEKIISLKPDIIFVNTFSVFSAKNSVDAIKNLGLSVAVIPNSDTLTAIEEDIYFLGEVLKLKDASKKVISKMQINIEKIKSIGDKITNKKSVYFEIGAMPNLYTFGCNVYLDDMINIIGAKNIFEDKNSWIAVSEESVLSANPDIIFTSVDYIDNPINEILNRKSWQNIKAIKNKEVYFINSSLLPNHNVIQALFSMAKSTYPKEFKDIDK, via the coding sequence ATGAAAAATTTTAAAATATTTTTAATTATTTTTTTAATAATAATTTCTTGTAATTATAATAATAAAAATAATTCAATTTCTAAAATAAAAGATAGAGCGGGAAACGATATAATTATTCCAAAAAAGATTGAAAAAATAATTTGCCTTTCTCCTTCGATTACGGAAATTTTAATTGAAATTGAAGAAGAAGATAAAATAATTTCGGTAGATTCTTATTCAAAAGAAATTTTAGAAAAAAATAATATATCTACTTCAAGTATGCAAATTTTCGATATGATGAATCCCGATGTTGAAAAAATTATATCTCTTAAACCCGATATTATATTTGTAAATACATTTAGCGTTTTTTCCGCTAAAAATTCTGTAGACGCTATAAAAAATCTTGGTTTGTCGGTTGCCGTTATTCCAAATAGCGATACTTTAACCGCAATAGAAGAAGATATTTATTTTTTAGGAGAAGTTTTAAAATTAAAAGACGCTTCTAAAAAAGTTATATCTAAAATGCAAATAAATATTGAAAAAATAAAATCTATTGGCGATAAAATAACTAATAAAAAATCGGTTTATTTTGAAATAGGAGCTATGCCGAATTTATATACTTTCGGATGCAATGTTTATTTGGACGATATGATAAATATTATTGGAGCTAAAAATATTTTTGAAGATAAAAATTCTTGGATAGCGGTTTCAGAAGAGAGCGTTTTATCTGCAAATCCCGATATTATTTTTACAAGCGTAGATTATATAGATAATCCAATAAATGAAATTCTTAATCGTAAATCTTGGCAGAATATAAAAGCTATTAAAAATAAAGAAGTATATTTTATAAACTCAAGTTTGTTGCCAAATCATAATGTTATACAAGCTTTATTTTCAATGGCAAAATCGACTTATCCGAAAGAGTTTAAAGATATTGATAAATAA